A genomic segment from Spongiibacter sp. IMCC21906 encodes:
- the leuA gene encoding 2-isopropylmalate synthase yields MSFDHRKYQATPGVAISDRQWPNNSLTTAPIWCSVDLRDGNQALVEPMTVDQKLRMWDLLVKLGFKQIEVGFPSASQPDFDFVRALIDGNRIPEDVTIQVLTQAREELIARSYEAMDGAKKAIVHVYNSTSPVQRERVFGMDKEGIKAIGVQGARWVKEYAEKYPNTEWSFQYSPESFSSTEVEYATEVCDAVIAEWHDTGKPIIINLPATVECTTPNVFADQVEWFCRNVKHRQDIIVSLHTHNDRGCAIAAAELGVMAGADRIEGTLLGNGERTGNMDIVTMAMNLYSQGVDPELDLSQMDEIIAVAEHCTNIPLHPRHPYAGDLVFTAFSGSHQDAIRKCMSKQGDDEHWQVAYLPIDPADLGRTYEAVIRINSQSGKGGVTWVLENDYGLNLPRWMQIDASRKVQAAAEEISGEISPQQIWELFEENYLKPVDGCAMQNFALSQDNAENDGRDALKLIFDYQGKSVEITGQGEGAISALVNGWRDHYGDTVEILDYSEHALNSGTSSQAIAYVMLSVNNTRYIGVAAHRDVVSASMQAVINAAAQSQAEAESQRKAG; encoded by the coding sequence ATGAGCTTCGACCATCGCAAATACCAAGCCACTCCCGGCGTCGCCATCAGCGACCGTCAATGGCCAAACAATAGTCTGACCACAGCGCCCATCTGGTGCTCAGTGGACTTACGCGATGGTAACCAGGCGCTAGTAGAGCCCATGACCGTTGATCAAAAGCTGCGGATGTGGGATTTGCTGGTCAAACTGGGATTCAAGCAAATTGAAGTCGGCTTTCCCTCCGCTTCACAACCTGACTTTGACTTTGTTCGAGCACTGATTGATGGCAATCGTATTCCCGAAGACGTCACTATTCAGGTGCTGACCCAAGCCAGAGAAGAATTGATTGCCCGTAGCTACGAGGCAATGGATGGCGCAAAAAAAGCCATTGTCCACGTATACAACTCCACCAGCCCGGTGCAACGTGAGCGGGTCTTTGGCATGGACAAAGAAGGCATTAAAGCCATTGGTGTGCAGGGCGCACGCTGGGTAAAAGAGTACGCCGAAAAATACCCCAACACAGAATGGAGCTTTCAATACTCCCCCGAGAGCTTTAGCAGCACCGAAGTAGAGTATGCTACCGAGGTCTGCGACGCTGTTATTGCCGAATGGCACGACACCGGTAAACCGATCATCATTAACCTGCCTGCCACGGTGGAGTGCACCACTCCCAACGTATTTGCCGATCAGGTTGAGTGGTTTTGCCGCAATGTAAAACACCGCCAAGATATTATTGTATCGCTGCACACCCACAATGACCGTGGCTGCGCAATTGCCGCCGCCGAGCTGGGCGTGATGGCTGGCGCCGACCGAATCGAAGGCACTTTGCTGGGTAATGGTGAGCGCACCGGCAATATGGACATCGTCACCATGGCAATGAATCTTTACAGCCAAGGTGTCGACCCCGAGTTGGACTTGTCTCAAATGGACGAGATTATTGCCGTTGCCGAACATTGCACCAATATTCCACTGCACCCTCGCCACCCTTATGCCGGCGATCTGGTCTTTACCGCATTCTCTGGCAGCCACCAGGATGCTATTCGCAAATGCATGAGCAAACAGGGCGACGACGAACATTGGCAAGTGGCTTATCTGCCCATTGATCCCGCCGATTTGGGGCGGACTTACGAAGCGGTTATTCGTATCAACAGCCAATCGGGTAAAGGTGGCGTGACGTGGGTACTGGAAAATGATTACGGCCTGAACTTGCCCCGCTGGATGCAAATTGACGCCAGCCGTAAAGTCCAAGCTGCCGCCGAGGAGATTTCTGGCGAAATCAGCCCTCAGCAAATATGGGAGCTGTTTGAAGAAAACTACCTGAAACCCGTTGATGGCTGCGCCATGCAAAACTTTGCATTAAGCCAAGATAACGCCGAAAACGACGGCCGCGACGCCCTTAAGTTGATTTTTGACTACCAAGGTAAGTCGGTGGAGATTACCGGTCAGGGCGAAGGGGCTATCAGTGCCTTGGTTAACGGCTGGCGCGATCACTACGGCGATACCGTTGAGATTTTGGACTACAGCGAACACGCCCTGAATTCTGGCACCTCGTCGCAAGCCATTGCCTACGTAATGCTGTCAGTAAACAACACGCGCTATATTGGTGTTGCCGCTCACAGAGACGTGGTTAGCGCTTCTATGCAGGCCGTGATCAACGCTGCAGCCCAATCTCAGGCAGAGGCCGAAAGCCAACGTAAAGCGGGATAA